Proteins from one Camelina sativa cultivar DH55 chromosome 8, Cs, whole genome shotgun sequence genomic window:
- the LOC104706809 gene encoding cytochrome P450 714A2 — MESLAVPSVNAIWFIVIVGIVSVCYHVYGRAVVELWRMRRSLKMQGVKGPPPSIFNGNVSEMQRIQSEAKHCSGGNIISHDYSSSLFPHFAHWRKQYGRIYTYSTGLKQHLYINDPEMVKELSQTNTLNLGRITHVTKRLNPILGSGIITSNGSHWAHQRRIIAHEFTHDKIKGMVGLMAESAMPMLNKWEEMVKRGGEMGCDIRVDEDLKDVSADVIARACFGSSFSKGKAIFSMIRDLLTAITKQSVLFRFNGFTDMVFGSKKQGDVNIDALKRELESSIWETVKERETECVEPHKKDLMQLILEGAMRSCDGNLWDKSAYRRFVVDNCKSIYFAGHDSTAVSVSWCLMLLALNPSWQIRIRDEILSSCKNGIPDAESIHNLKTVTMVIQETMRLYPPAPIVGREAFTEIRLGDLVVPKGMCIWTLISALHRDPEIWGPDANDFKPERFSEGISKACKYPQSYIPFGLGPRICLGKNFAMMEVKVLVSLIVSKFSFTLSPTYQHSPGHKLLVEPQHGVVIRVV; from the exons ATGGAGAGTTTGGCTGTTCCTTCGGTAAATGCAATCTGGTTCATAGTTATTGTCGGAATCGTCAGCGTATGTTATCATGTGTATGGAAGAGCGGTAGTGGAGCTGTGGAGGATGCGGAGGAGTCTAAAGATGCAAGGCGTGAAAGGTCCTCCACCGTCGATCTTTAACGGCAATGTGTCGGAGATGCAACGAATCCAGTCGGAGGCTAAACACTGTTCCGGCGGTAACATCATTTCTCATGACtattcctcttctctctttcctcaTTTTGCTCACTGGCGAAAACAATacg GGAGGATTTACACATACTCAACGGGGTTAAAACAACACCTTTACATAAACGACCCGGAAATGGTGAAGGAGCTTAGCCAAACCAATACACTTAACCTTGGAAGAATCACTCACGTCACCAAACGCCTTAATCCCATTCTTGGCAGTGGCATCATCACCTCTAACGGGTCTCATTGGGCTCATCAACGACGTATCATTGCCCATGAGTTTACCCATGACAAAATCAAG GGAATGGTTGGTTTAATGGCGGAATCGGCTATGCCAATGTTGAACAAATGGGAAGAGATGGTGAAAAGAGGAGGAGAAATGGGGTGTGACATAAGAGTAGACGAAGACCTTAAGGATGTCTCGGCTGATGTTATCGCTAGGGCTTGCTTTGGGAGCTCTTTTTCAAAAGGCAAAGCAATATTCTCTATGATTAGAGATCTTTTAACGGCCATTACTAAACAGAGCGTCCTCTTCAGATTCAATGGCTTCAC TGATATGGTGTTTGGGAGTAAGAAGCAAGGTGATGTAAATATTGATGCGCTTAAGAGGGAACTGGAATCTTCGATATGGGAAACGGTGAAGGAGAGGGAGACTGAATGTGTCGAACCTCACAAGAAGGATCTAATGCAGTTGATACTCGAGGGAGCAATGCGTAGCTGCGATGGTAACTTGTGGGACAAGTCAGCTTATAGACGTTTTGTGGTGGACAATTGCAAGAGCATCTATTTTGCTGGCCATGACTCAACGGCAGTCTCCGTGTCTTGGTGCCTTATGCTCCTTGCTCTCAATCCTAGTTGGCAGATTCGAATTCGTGATGAAATCTTGAGTTCTTGCAAGAATGGCATTCCCGACGCAGAATCCATTCACAACCTTAAAACG gtGACAATGGTAATACAAGAAACAATGAGACTATATCCACCAGCACCAATCGTGGGAAGAGAAGCATTCACAGAGATAAGACTCGGAGACCTTGTAGTACCAAAAGGAATGTGCATCTGGACACTCATTTCTGCTTTACACCGAGACCCCGAGATCTGGGGACCAGACGCAAACGACTTCAAGCCAGAGAGGTTCAGTGAAGGGATctctaaagcttgcaaataccCTCAGTCATACATCCCATTTGGCCTCGGACCAAGAATATGCTTAGGCAAAAACTTTGCTATGATGGAAGTCAAAGTGCTCGTTTCACTTATTGTCTCTAAGTTTAGTTTTACTCTGTCTCCGACTTATCAACACTCTCCAGGCCATAAACTCCTAGTAGAGCCTCAACATGGTGTTGTGATTAGGGTTGTTTGA
- the LOC104706810 gene encoding cytochrome P450 714A1 isoform X2 yields the protein MYSTGVKQHLYMNHPELVKELNQANTLNLGKVSYVIKRLKSILGRGVITSNGPHWAHQRRIIAPEFFLDKVKGMVGLVVESAMPMLSKWEDMVKSGKGEIVCDIRVDEDLRAVSADVISRACFGSSFSKGKEIFSKLRCLQKAITHNNILFSLNGFTDVLFGTKKHGNGKIDELERHVESLIWETVKERERECMGDHKKDLMQLILEGAMSSCDGSLKDKTQSYKSFVVDNCKSIYFAGHETSAVAVSWCLMLLALNTSWQTRIRDEVFRFCKNGIPDADSLPNLKTVTMVIQETLRLYPPAAFVSREALADTKLGSLVVPKGVYIWTLIPTLHRDPEIWGADANEFKPERFSEGVSKACKHPQSFVPFGLGTRLCLGKNFGMMELKVLVSLIVSRFSFTLSPTYQHSPVFRMLVEPQHGVIIRVLK from the exons ATGTACTCGACGGGGGTGAAGCAACACTTGTACATGAACCACCCGGAGTTGGTGAAAGAACTTAACCAAGCCAACACTCTTAACCTTGGTAAAGTCTCTTACGTCATCAAGCGCCTTAAATCCATACTTGGCCGTGGTGTCATCACCTCTAATGGGCCTCATTGGGCTCATCAACGTCGTATCATCGCCCCCGAGTTCTTCCTCGACAAAGTCAAGGGAATGGTGGGATTGGTGGTGGAATCGGCGATGCCAATGCTCAGCAAATGGGAAGATATGGTCAAAAGTGGAAAAGGAGAAATTGTGTGTGACATAAGAGTGGACGAAGACCTAAGAGCTGTCTCTGCTGATGTCATCTCTAGAGCTTGCTTTGGGAGCTCTTTCTCCAAAGGAAAAGAGATCTTCTCTAAGCTTAGATGTCTTCAAAAGGCCATCACTCACAACAACATCCTCTTCAGCCTCAATGGCTTCAC TGATGTTTTGTTCGGTACCAAGAAGCATGGGAACGGGAAGATTGATGAGTTGGAGAGGCATGTTGAGTCTTTGATATGGGAAACCGTTAAGGAGAGGGAAAGAGAATGTATGGGAGATCACAAGAAGGATCTAATGCAGTTGATACTAGAAGGGGCTATGAGTAGTTGTGATGGTAGCTTGAAGGACAAGACACAATCTTACAAAAGTTTCGTGGTGGACAATTGCAAGAGCATATACTTTGCCGGCCATGAGACCAGCGCGGTTGCTGTCTCTTGGTGTCTTATGCTCCTCGCTCTCAACACTTCCTGGCAAACTCGGATCCGCGATGAAGTCTTTCGTTTCTGCAAGAATGGTATTCCTGACGCTGACTCTCTTCCCAACCTCAAAACG gtgACAATGGTTATCCAAGAAACGTTGAGGCTATACCCACCAGCGGCATTCGTGTCAAGAGAAGCCCTTGCGGACACAAAACTCGGAAGCCTCGTGGTGCCAAAAGGAGTGTACATCTGGACGTTGATCCCTACATTGCACAGAGACCCTGAGATATGGGGAGCTGACGCGAATGAATTCAAGCCAGAAAGATTTAGCGAAGGAGTCTCTAAAGCCTGCAAACACCCTCAGTCCTTCGTCCCTTTTGGCTTAGGGACAAGGTTGTGTTTAGGGAAAAACTTTGGGATGATGGAGCTCAAGGTTCTCGTGTCACTTATTGTGTCAAGGTTTAGTTTTACCCTCTCTCCCACATATCAACACTCTCCAGTGTTCAGAATGCTTGTAGAGCCTCAGCATGGTGTTATCATTAGagttctaaaataa
- the LOC104706810 gene encoding cytochrome P450 714A1 isoform X1, with product MESLIVEIAKTIWWILVIGVLGLGIQVYGKAMAEQWRVRRKLTMQGVKGPSPSLFRGNVPEMQKIQSQTVINSKHYSGHNIIAHDYTSSLFPYLDLWRKQYGRVYMYSTGVKQHLYMNHPELVKELNQANTLNLGKVSYVIKRLKSILGRGVITSNGPHWAHQRRIIAPEFFLDKVKGMVGLVVESAMPMLSKWEDMVKSGKGEIVCDIRVDEDLRAVSADVISRACFGSSFSKGKEIFSKLRCLQKAITHNNILFSLNGFTDVLFGTKKHGNGKIDELERHVESLIWETVKERERECMGDHKKDLMQLILEGAMSSCDGSLKDKTQSYKSFVVDNCKSIYFAGHETSAVAVSWCLMLLALNTSWQTRIRDEVFRFCKNGIPDADSLPNLKTVTMVIQETLRLYPPAAFVSREALADTKLGSLVVPKGVYIWTLIPTLHRDPEIWGADANEFKPERFSEGVSKACKHPQSFVPFGLGTRLCLGKNFGMMELKVLVSLIVSRFSFTLSPTYQHSPVFRMLVEPQHGVIIRVLK from the exons ATGGAGAGTTTGATAGTAGAGATTGCCAAAACCATTTGGTGGATACTAGTTATTGGAGTGTTAGGTTTAGGGATTCAGGTGTACGGTAAAGCGATGGCCGAGCAATGGAGGGTGCGGAGGAAGCTGACGATGCAGGGCGTGAAAGGTCCATCGCCGTCGCTTTTTCGTGGAAACGTGCCGGAGATGCAAAAAATCCAATCACAAACGGTGATTAACTCTAAACACTACTCTGGCCATAATATCATCGCCCATGACTacacttcttctctctttccttatcTCGACCTTTGGCGAAAACAATACG GGAGGGTGTACATGTACTCGACGGGGGTGAAGCAACACTTGTACATGAACCACCCGGAGTTGGTGAAAGAACTTAACCAAGCCAACACTCTTAACCTTGGTAAAGTCTCTTACGTCATCAAGCGCCTTAAATCCATACTTGGCCGTGGTGTCATCACCTCTAATGGGCCTCATTGGGCTCATCAACGTCGTATCATCGCCCCCGAGTTCTTCCTCGACAAAGTCAAGGGAATGGTGGGATTGGTGGTGGAATCGGCGATGCCAATGCTCAGCAAATGGGAAGATATGGTCAAAAGTGGAAAAGGAGAAATTGTGTGTGACATAAGAGTGGACGAAGACCTAAGAGCTGTCTCTGCTGATGTCATCTCTAGAGCTTGCTTTGGGAGCTCTTTCTCCAAAGGAAAAGAGATCTTCTCTAAGCTTAGATGTCTTCAAAAGGCCATCACTCACAACAACATCCTCTTCAGCCTCAATGGCTTCAC TGATGTTTTGTTCGGTACCAAGAAGCATGGGAACGGGAAGATTGATGAGTTGGAGAGGCATGTTGAGTCTTTGATATGGGAAACCGTTAAGGAGAGGGAAAGAGAATGTATGGGAGATCACAAGAAGGATCTAATGCAGTTGATACTAGAAGGGGCTATGAGTAGTTGTGATGGTAGCTTGAAGGACAAGACACAATCTTACAAAAGTTTCGTGGTGGACAATTGCAAGAGCATATACTTTGCCGGCCATGAGACCAGCGCGGTTGCTGTCTCTTGGTGTCTTATGCTCCTCGCTCTCAACACTTCCTGGCAAACTCGGATCCGCGATGAAGTCTTTCGTTTCTGCAAGAATGGTATTCCTGACGCTGACTCTCTTCCCAACCTCAAAACG gtgACAATGGTTATCCAAGAAACGTTGAGGCTATACCCACCAGCGGCATTCGTGTCAAGAGAAGCCCTTGCGGACACAAAACTCGGAAGCCTCGTGGTGCCAAAAGGAGTGTACATCTGGACGTTGATCCCTACATTGCACAGAGACCCTGAGATATGGGGAGCTGACGCGAATGAATTCAAGCCAGAAAGATTTAGCGAAGGAGTCTCTAAAGCCTGCAAACACCCTCAGTCCTTCGTCCCTTTTGGCTTAGGGACAAGGTTGTGTTTAGGGAAAAACTTTGGGATGATGGAGCTCAAGGTTCTCGTGTCACTTATTGTGTCAAGGTTTAGTTTTACCCTCTCTCCCACATATCAACACTCTCCAGTGTTCAGAATGCTTGTAGAGCCTCAGCATGGTGTTATCATTAGagttctaaaataa